In one Lolium rigidum isolate FL_2022 chromosome 3, APGP_CSIRO_Lrig_0.1, whole genome shotgun sequence genomic region, the following are encoded:
- the LOC124695347 gene encoding probable indole-3-pyruvate monooxygenase YUCCA10 — MEKVAVLIVGAGPAGLATAACLTQFSIPYVIVEREDCSASLWRNRAYDRLKLHLAKEFCELPHMSYPVDAPTYIPKALFVKYLDDYIIRFNIQPKYLTSVESSTYDNDKKCWSIVARDMVGSTTVNFSAKFLVVASGENSAENIPVISGLDNFPGEVIHSSRYKSGKSFSGKSVLVIGSGNSGMEIAYDLATHRANTSIVIRSPIHVMTKELIRLGMTLAHHLPLNLVDNILVMAAKFIFGDLSRNGITMPKMGPMMLKSKTGRSTVIDVGTIGLIKKGIIQVQGSISKIMGNIVKFQSGDEISFDAIVFATGYKSTANVWLKNGESMLNDNGLPTKDYPNHWKGENQLYCVGLARRGLSGIAADAKNIANDIKSVISSMSG; from the exons ATGGAGAAAGTTGCAGTGCTGATTGTTGGTGCCGGTCCAGCAGGCCTCGCGACGGCAGCGTGCCTTACCCAATTCTCCATTCCCTATGTCATTGTCGAGCGCGAGGACTGCAGCGCGTCACTTTGGCGCAACCGCGCATACGACCGCTTGAAGCTGCATCTTGCAAAGGAGTTCTGTGAGTTACCACACATGTCATACCCAGTAGATGCACCAACATACATACCAAAAGCATTGTTTGTCAAGTATTTGGATGACTATATTATACGTTTCAATATTCAACCCAAGTATCTCACTAGCGTGGAGTCATCCACATATGACAATGATAAGAAGTGTTGGTCCATCGTGGCCCGTGACATGGTGGGGAGCACAACAGTGAATTTCAGTGCAAAGTTCCTTGTTGTGGCCAGTGGTGAGAATAGTGCCGAGAATATTCCGGTGATCTCTGGACTTGACAATTTTCCGGGTGAGGTCATCCATTCGTCAAGATACAAGTCAGGCAAGAGCTTCTCCGGTAAGAGTGTGTTGGTCATTGGATCTGGCAACTCAGGGATGGAAATTGCTTATGACCTCGCGACCCATCGTGCCAATACTTCGATTGTTATACGAAGCCCG ATTCATGTAATGACGAAGGAACTCATCCGCTTGGGGATGACACTAGCCCACCATCTTCCACTGAATCTAGTGGATAACATCCTTGTTATGGCAGCAAAATTCATATTTGGAGACCTATCAAGAAATGGCATCACAATGCCAAAAATGGGTCCAATGATGCTCAAGTCAAAAACCGGCCGATCCACTGTGATTGATGTTGGCACTATTGGTTTAATAAAAAAAGGAATCATCCAA GTTCAAGGAAGCATTAGTAAAATCATGGGGAATATAGTTAAATTTCAAAGCGGTGACGAAATCTCATTTGACGCAATTGTGTTTGCAACTGGATACAAGAGCACTGCAAATGTGTGGCTCAAG AATGGTGAGAGCATGTTAAATGATAATGGACTGCCGACCAAAGATTATCCGAATCATTGGAAAGGTGAAAATCAGCTTTACTGTGTTGGATTGGCGAGGAGAGGATTGTCCGGTATTGCCGCGGATGCCAAGAATATCGCCAATGACATTAAATCTGTGATATCATCTATGTCCGGCTAA